CAAATGGAAAACTCGGATTTAAAGAAGAAGATAATGTTTATTTTCCCAAAAAAgttgatataaaaaaaaaattaaaaataaataatatttactCGAGTCATGAttataatgcattattaACTAATACAGGAGAATTATATACTTGGGGAAATAACAATATTGATGaattaaatacaaataataaaaaatctaattatgaaataaaaataaagaattttAATAATGACATAGTTATAAAAGTGTCACTTGGTAAATTATATTCAGCTtgtttaacaaaaaataataatttttatatttgggGAAATAATATTACTGgaataaaaaagttaaattTATCGAATCATAAGGTTAAAGAGTTTTCATgtaatgattataatattattatactaaCGGAAGATAataagttatttttattaaactcactaaaaaaaatacaatacaTGAACAAATTAATTGAAGACAAATTATAtgctaataaaaaaaataataattccaTTCTATACAATTTTATAGGAAATGgaaataactatttatatgttCAAATGGGTATACATCAAgatgttaataatataagttcattaaaaataaatgattatCCTACGAATAATTTGCTTGAATCAGTAGACAAACAAGATATAACACacaatgaaataaatgaaaatagaaTACATTGTAATAATTCTGTACCTATAAAcagtaataatatagaaacaATGCAAAGCATTCTAAATACGAAAGACACACAAATAGAGCAATACAAGCTTTGTGAAGacagtaaaaaaaataaaaattgtgaagaaattatattttcttctaaaATTTCTGAAAAAAGTGAGACGACTCCCGATATAGCAACTGTTTCTAGCCTGAAATGGAATGAAGAGGAAATAGAagataagaaaaaaaaagattacGAAGAAATAGGTCAAAATTGtgaaagaataaaaataaataatactaCATATTCTGATcttccattttttaaaatggaTCATACTacaaacaatataaaaagtaAACCCATATATGgaattaacaaaaatattataaacacattttcttctttttctaataaatttgaaaaaaatgaaaatttatataccTTTTGTAGTGTACCAGTTATAGAAAAGGAAGCGAATGAAGAAACGAAAAATGAGGAgccaaaaaatgaaaagaaaatgcagaaaagcaaaaaaaatacaaaacaCTATAATATGtctaatgaaaaaataaaaattacaaattTCCTTAATAACATTAATAATAGTAAGCAGATTGCATGTATAAATGATATAGACTGTCTTATAAATGGCacttatttaaattttgaaaataaaaaaaatatttacgtTGATtatgattttataaaaaataaaatagctgatgttatgaataaaaatgttaattatATAGACTATTTATCATGTTGTGATGAAactattaataattttgatgaTTTATCCACTGAAAAccaaaatttattttcttcttatGCCCCCCAAgaagataaatatattaatttaaatataatattattaaaagaattaaataaacaaaagaaaataaacattttttatagtcACGTGTTAAGTGCAATTTTACAACAAttaaatgatttaaaaaaggaaaaaaaaaaattaaaaaaaaaattgtcacTCTTTagaaatttaaataaaccAAACCAGAGCGTAAGCAAAGATGAAGATAAAACtcatcaaaaatataataatagtagtaatataattaacaataatagaaaaaataaaactattcccattttaaaaaagtatcCTAAAAGACTTCATACTAATCAATCAAAAAAGACAAAAGAAAAAAGCGAAAGTTTTTCAcctttatattt
Above is a window of Plasmodium yoelii strain 17X genome assembly, chromosome: 9 DNA encoding:
- a CDS encoding regulator of chromosome condensation, putative, encoding MGQGNVKNRLILHGTNEYLIDRKKKLCFLNIRNNVKIKNIYNGPNNIIVIYENDDLEIVGLNNHGQLGLGDKLNRNKLTINPIFSKQAIRKISCGLEHIIALMYNYNIFVWGNNEYGQLGIGDTTKEISTPLLVYFNEKVIDIACGNNHSIFLTESEPLQDNYTTNDIDEQKKDKKCPNSNKATEKEDNINNKYLFNLDISINDQHYTNHIDNLNQRNLLHFHNEIKFKEKEEIKNKIEDISKEVKNEQKQTPLEKENNIQKEDIVCFNDIYSCGSGSNGKLGFKEEDNVYFPKKVDIKKKLKINNIYSSHDYNALLTNTGELYTWGNNNIDELNTNNKKSNYEIKIKNFNNDIVIKVSLGKLYSACLTKNNNFYIWGNNITGIKKLNLSNHKVKEFSCNDYNIIILTEDNKLFLLNSLKKIQYMNKLIEDKLYANKKNNNSILYNFIGNGNNYLYVQMGIHQDVNNISSLKINDYPTNNLLESVDKQDITHNEINENRIHCNNSVPINSNNIETMQSILNTKDTQIEQYKLCEDSKKNKNCEEIIFSSKISEKSETTPDIATVSSLKWNEEEIEDKKKKDYEEIGQNCERIKINNTTYSDLPFFKMDHTTNNIKSKPIYGINKNIINTFSSFSNKFEKNENLYTFCSVPVIEKEANEETKNEEPKNEKKMQKSKKNTKHYNMSNEKIKITNFLNNINNSKQIACINDIDCLINGTYLNFENKKNIYVDYDFIKNKIADVMNKNVNYIDYLSCCDETINNFDDLSTENQNLFSSYAPQEDKYINLNIILLKELNKQKKINIFYSHVLSAILQQLNDLKKEKKKLKKKLSLFRNLNKPNQSVSKDEDKTHQKYNNSSNIINNNRKNKTIPILKKYPKRLHTNQSKKTKEKSESFSPLYLKQHNTNMHIDIPAATTIFGSNNNNNPYFLGESNIINTQSEQINNESNNLLFVNEFEPDLFIKKKSKNHTEVNNIPIFFLNN